A region of the Roseiflexus sp. RS-1 genome:
ATCGGGGGTTGTGATCGGCTGTCCAAGCGCGGCGCTCAGTTCGTGCATGTTGATCTTCAGCAGGTCGAGCGGCAGATCAAGCGCTGCCGCCAGCGTCGGTCCGCTCGTATCGATGCACACGAAGGCGTCCAAAGGCAGACCGCGAATCAGTTCCACATACTGCTGCGGCGCGACGCCGGGCGGAACGCTGCCAGAAACAGCGACGAACGTTGCAGCGCGCGCCTGCTGCCAGACCAGTTCCATGAATCCGTGCCAGTCGCTGGCGTTGACCGTCGGACCGGTCTCGTTGATCGTCAGATGGTCGCGCGCTTCGGGGTCGGTGATCAGCAGGCAGATGCGCGATTCGCCCTGCGCAATCCAGCTCCACGCGCCATCGATGCCTTCATCTTCAGCCAGCCGCGCTATCCGCCTGCCGTTCTCACCGCCGAGCAGCGCGCAGGCGCGCACCGGCAGACTCAGGGTGCGCGCCACCCGTGTGACATTGAACCCCTTGCCGCCAGCCGAGTCGATCCGTGTGATGACGCGACAGACATCTGCGTGGCGAAATCCGGGAACGATCAGAACGCGGTCGATGGCAGGGTTGGGAGTGACTGTGAGTAACATGAGGTTCCTGTTCGTATTTGGGGTAACACACGAGCCTGGAAGCGAGGGCATCTCGCTCTCGTCGAGTCTATGAGGGTGAGATGCTCTCGCCTCCAGGAGAAATGTGAACACTTACTACCACGAGTTCCTCTTGACGATTCTACCAGACATGATTAGAATCAAAGCGCAGTGCGGGAGTGGCGTAGTGGTAACGCGAGAGCCTTCCAAGCTCAAGTCACGGGTTCGATTCCCGTCTCCCGTACCAACCCTTTCTTTACATACATAGCTGCCTTTTTCAAACCCCGAGACTATACCCTACCGTTCGCTCATTTTTCTGACGGATGGCTTCCTGATGCGATCCGCAACTTGACAAATAACAACCTGGCTGCGAGAACGCCCCCGTTCTATGGCATCAGGAAGCCTTGCATGAAAACAAGCGAACCGAGGGTATACAGGACAATTTCCGTCCATGCAACCCCAGGGCGTTTTATAGAGCGTGATCAAAAACGAACACCTCGGATAGAGCCGATTCAGGAGCATTGCGATAGAACCGAGATAAAGGAAGGCTTCGCTTGATTCTGGGTTGCGGTTGTTGCGGCGAATAATTATTCGCCGCTCCCAGCGATTGCGTCCTGCCCATGCAATCGAGCGTTCCACCACCCATCGCTTCGGAATGACGGCACATCCCGTTTGTCCAGGCGGTTTTTCAATGACATTCAGGCGTATCGCCGTGTTCTGTTGCAGCCATGCATCTCACTCTTTTTTTACCCCTCATCCACGCGAATCTCGCGCATCCGGGGAAATGATTGATGATGCGCGGCGAAAAGCCACCCGGCGCCTTCTGCATCTGAAATGTCCGCCGGATGGACGAGCACGCGCAACAAGAACCCATTCACGTCAACCCAATCGCCGACGACATGCACGGGTAACCCCTGCACCTGCGGACGAGGGGCATGGCCGCGCGCAGCACGATGGCAAGGAGGCTGACGAGCGGACAGCGGCGTCCGTGGCGACGGCGCGGGTCGGGGATCGCCTTGAGCGCCTGGATGACATGCATCGTCACGTCCCTCCTGATCGTTGCAGCGAAGCGGCGCTCACGATACCAAAAGATGAAAACCCTGAAAAGCCCTGGAATA
Encoded here:
- a CDS encoding 1-phosphofructokinase family hexose kinase; this translates as MLLTVTPNPAIDRVLIVPGFRHADVCRVITRIDSAGGKGFNVTRVARTLSLPVRACALLGGENGRRIARLAEDEGIDGAWSWIAQGESRICLLITDPEARDHLTINETGPTVNASDWHGFMELVWQQARAATFVAVSGSVPPGVAPQQYVELIRGLPLDAFVCIDTSGPTLAAALDLPLDLLKINMHELSAALGQPITTPDQARAAAVAVLQRGPRRVVVTLGAQGAVAVDAHGAWRARTPPVEPISPVGSGDAALAGIIVVLHNGGALADALRMGVACGGANTLTVGAGRLHLDDVTRLHAATELEVIS